The genomic stretch TCTCTGGAAGCACAAGCAAATGGGGGCCGACGGCGACCGGCGATGGCGGTGACGACTGACGAGGATGCGGCGAATCTCGAGTTCCCCGCGCGCGAGCGCGACGCGTCCCATCAGGGTCAGGGCCGCCGTGACGTAATCGTCACTGACAGAGGCCGATCCCATCCATCGCCCGTCGGAATGATGGATCGATTAGGATCAATTACCTTTTTTCGATCgagtttgtttgttttttttctctctccatAGATTAGGAGGATCAAGTGCGTACCTTTTTTAGGTTCTTTTCGTTTACGATCCATATCGGCGAGATGACTTGTTAGGTAGCGTTGTCGTCGCGCACGCGTGCACGTGTGCTTGGTTGCTTGCTCGGTTTCGCCGGGCGGGCGGACGTGTCGGTGGCCTCGATCGGCCGGAAGCCAGCAGCGACGCGAGGGTTGCTTATCCGACAACTGATATACGTACGTCCGTCTTGACCCGATACGCCAGGATTGATGAGAGGATTATTGGATGCGCCGGCGGCCAAACAACGAAACAGTCTAAGCAAGCATGCGACCCGAGCACACGTGCACGCAGGTGGCGCGCGGCGTGACGTGACATGATATTGATGCCGAGCCCCGAGCACAGGCACGGCAAGTTTTCGCTGCTCAGTCGCGTACGTATCGGCGTATGCTATGCCTCGCCCGTCGTCGGGGTAAAGAAACTTCACTGCATCTGCTGCACCGTGCGATCGAGGAGGCCCGCGTGAATTGGTGATGGAGGAGTTGCGTTGCTTGACGATGAAGGAGCGCCGGTACAAAGTTACCTGCGTCAGCGCCAGCCGCGTGCGTATGCCTTGTCTGTCGCTGCAGCATATGCCGTTCTGGAACTCGGGCCGCTGTCGTCGTACGCCTGTACTATACGACTACAATTCCTGGTACACAACATATATTTCGTTTTTTTTAATAGCTATATGTGTTTACGCGGCAATTACGCCGTGTCGATGCATTATATACTTCCTCACTCTCAAAATAAGTTGTGTACTCATTAGTCATTAGATTGGTTgtaaaaaatattcttaataaataaaaattatatgaatataaatattaatattatttgctatatatgCTTAGGTTTACTCCTAAATAAGATGAGATATATACACTTACTCCGGCCAACGTGTGACGCTATGCATGCTCGTTACTATAAAGAAGAAAAATATCTCCAcaaccttttttttatttttagaaattCTCTTAATTAGCTAGCTTTCCGGAGACTTTGTTGTTGAAACAACTCCTATATATTCGGCTATTCCACACGTGACCAATATGATGTGCGTGGTGATCAGGAAAATGATCTTTCTCCTGCCCCATCGAGAGGCCAAACAGCAGGAGACGACGACGCGCAAAGCTAGCGCATCCAAAAGGAACATTCGGttctgcatatatatatgtaatattcatTCATTCACATACTACATGCGTTCGATCCCTTTACAACTTCAAATTCTTCTCCGAAACTAAATTTAAAAAGGGGTACTAATATTTTCTGTGGCCTAATAACAAGCGCATAAGCAAACGGCCATGCCACCTAGCCGGTCGATGACGACGTAAGTACATCACCGACACACCACCACGAAAATGCAAAAACACCCCCAAAGTATATTataatccttttttttttgcttcctTCCAGAAACTAATAATTAATAAAGCGCTTTCTTTAATTCCTAGCATCAATCATATTAGCAAGGACCAAGAGCAAGGACAAACTGAAGGATCGGCCGGAAAAAAAGCAGCCAGACAGCGACGGGAGACGCCGACGCTACTACTACGGTGGTTCTTCGTACACGTACGCTCGGCCGCGGAAGAGCTAGCGAACACGGAGGAAGGCGTCGTCAATAATGATCAGTGATCACCGAGTAAACATAAAACTAATCGCCACGCCCCCACAAGTGCTCCTGCTCCCACTGCTGCTAATACTTCTAGTCTAATCAGCCCAGCAACGCGCCGACGGGCGACTGATTTGACCTGATCACCCCCCTGGCCCACGGACGACGACGATGCGCCGACGGGCGATCGATCGAGGCCAGGTCAGCGACGACGGTCGAGCCCGGCTGGAGCTGGACGGCCGGATCCAGTCACCCAGCCCATGCCTAAAGATGCCttcctgctggctgctgctgcctgTCCCAGCGTACGTACGCGCTACGCGAGTACGCGACGCGCGCGCGCATGGGGACGGGCGGGGCGGTCAGCCTCGCGTATTTTGTACGTACGCGTATATACGTACGTACATAAGCGGGGACGGGGAGGATTTCGGACATCGGAGAGCGAGGAGAGAAAATGAACCCTGCAACCACCGGGACCCCGACCAGCTAACCGACCGCGTACTCGGACCGACAGCCCCGTGTACGCTCCAGATTAACCCACCGGCGTGAGATATCTATCAACGGTCGCCCAGGCAATGCAACATAAGGAAGGAGTATGTATGAACGGTCGCCCGTGCACACTTTTTGTCGCATACCTGCTTGCTACTCGTCAGTGATGGTACCTAGTACTGTACAATTTGTCATCACGCGCACACTCACTCATCACACTAGCAGGCCGGGTACGGATCGACTGATCTGTGGATGTTTCTTTCGTTCTTCCTCTCTTCATCCAACGGCGACCGCTAGAGTCCCCATCGACGCTCTGTGTGTGTGTCCGAGCGTTTCACCCTGACACGGACAGCGCCTGGTCACAAAGTCAGGAAGCCTAGAAGGCCACCACCCCCAGCGCGCACACGTACGCACTAGTACAGCGCGTGTTTTTTTTAGAGGTTTCAAAAACAGCTCTCAAGTTAAATGAGTGTTCGGTTCAAGGATCcaattgggccttgtttagtttccgccaaaatccaaaaaaattttaagactttttatcacatcgaatcttgtatcacatgcatgaatcattaaatatagataaaaaaataactaattgtacagtttacctgtaaatcataagacgaatcttttcaaCATACTTAgtacataattgaataatatttgtcaaatacaaacgaaatgctacaatagcgaaatctaaaaagttttcacaactaaacaaggcttgggTTACGTTAGTATTTTTGATATGTTTAGATGGGAGAGGTTGGGTGAAACAGATCGAATCCAGAGGTAGAATATACTTGTTAGACGTGGGTTCGTAGATATCTCAGAAACAAAGAAACCAATTTGACCCATATCCATATCATGTCATATTTGTCTCTCTCTTGTGGGCATAGAGGCTCCTCCGTCGAACTTTACGGATCGCCGACTTTTCCtcaaaactaaggccttgttaacTTCTATCCCAAAAcctaaattttttcaaaaatctctgtcacatcgaatctttagacgcatacataaagcattaaatatagataaaaaataaaaactaattgcacagtttggtcgaaatttatgagacgaatcttttgagcttagttagtccgtgattggataataattaccacaaacaaacgaaaagtgctacagtgtcgcaaaAATTTTCCTTTCAgccaaataaacaaggcctaagatgtttagtgaattagaagaatatTTTCCGTGCGTGGAGTGAAAAAACTTATCGAAGAGTTAAAAATATTTGCATGAGTATCATGGGAGATCATTGATAAAAAAATTATCGTAAAGAAACTTAGATAAATATTTGCAATCAAAGAGTTAACATGCCTTACTCTCAAAAAAGAAGGGAATAAAAGAGAATATTTGCATGAGTATCATGGGAGATCATTGATCGAAAGAAAAAGAGTATCATGGAAGATCCCTCAAGCTTTAGAAAACGAAATGAAATCCATCCCACAACcagaatataatataatataaatagAAACAAAATAAAATCCTAGCGATAGTGAATCAAACAGCTCCACCaacgccagcagcagcagcagcaataaTGCGATGCGCGGTGCAGGAAGAAAGACTGGAACCCCTTTCCAAATAAATGCCGCGTAGAAAAAAACGTGCATGTGAGTTGTGAACCGGACGAGAGCCCCTCCCCGTTCCCGCGTCCGGTGACGCCCCCTGCATCTGCATCTGCATGTGGCGCGCAGCGCAGCTGCCCCCGCGCCGTTCGCCTCGCACGTCGCGCGCGCACGCACGCACCCGCGGTTGGTGCGGTGGCCACGGCCAGTGGGCTGGCCGTCCAGCCCCACACGCCCGTCCACATCCAATCCCGCGCGGCCACGCTGGCTCCCCCCGCTGACACCCTGGCCCCGCACGCGCATATCCCCGGATCCCCCTGCGGGCGGCTATTAAAGGCTCCGCGGCCCGCAACGGGGGGCCCTGCGCTGCCCTCCCTCTCCCTGTGGCCTTCTGCTTCTTGTTGTGTCTGTCGCCTCCGGGCGGTTGAAATTAACGACGCCCAGACCGCGACGAGCCCCGGGCGGACAGCCGGACACCAGCGTTAACGGCAGTGACACGCCCGACGAAGaaaacaagcaacccaccgtaCCACGCCCCTCCCCCGTCGGTGGCCAAGCCACAGCTTTGCTCGCTAGCGTAGCGAGCCAACCAGCCTCCGGCAAAGGGAGGAAGCGAGCGAGGATTCGATCGGAGCGGGGTGCTTCTCGTCATCCGCCAGAAGGAGCATCGAAGAGCCGAGTGGAGGCCGGTCCCGCCACGGCCGGGATGGTGGTGGCgaggaagcagcagcagcatccgcCGCCGCTGCACGCCGGCGGCGCGCGTCGGCGGGGAGGCTGTGGCGTGAGGGTCGGGCCCGCGAGGCTGGAGGGCCTCCCCGCCGCGTGgccgggcgccgccgccgtcaaggTCAAGTGGCCCGCGCCCGGGGGCGCGCTCTCGCAGATGCTCACGGGGAAGTGGGCGCGCGGGGTCACCGCCGTCGAGGCCGTCGGCGCCGGCGGGACCGTCCGCTGGGAGCCGCGCGACGGCAATCGATTCAGGCTCGACGTCGTCGACCCCGCCGGCTCCCGTGGACGCCCGGAGCGCGGGGTCTTCTTCTCCGTCCTCTATGTAAGCGCTCTCTTCCTCTCCCCCTCTCGATGATCAGTTTCTTCAACAAGATCAAATCGCCGAGCTTACCACTAGTGTTATTACGGATTCATACAGCATACGGGCTGCATATGCAATCAGTTGAAACTTTGCTAGATCTTCTGTTACACTGATTTGAACCTTTCCAACATGATTTGTTTCTTTAAGGCGTCCTGATTTCATCCCCACCTTCTACGAGCGTAATTTAATACGCTCCTGTTTTTTCTAGCTTAAATTCTAATCTTTTTTTAATCAACCTGTCGTTGATATTTTTTTGTCGCCGCATTGGTGGTAAGTTGTGCGGATACCATTTCCTGCTGTGAGTTGGAGGCTTGCGATGCGACCGCAGCTTCGGTGTGGCGTGCTCGAGGTCAATGCACAGTtttcttttacctgtagcggtCTGGTCAGCAATTGGGGAGGACAAGTCAAATGTTGGGCTAAGCATCATAATCCATAGCTTAGTGCTGAGCTCAGGAAAAAGTAGTCATCTTTGGTGGGAGCATTTGTCTAAAGTTTTTTTTGTGCGTGGTTTGAAATTATGAACAGGGGGCCAGGGCCACGTGTTCCGCTGTGATTGGCCCGCGTAGTTTGACTTCAGTTAGGCTTAGTTATTTTTATTAGGTTGCGAGATCTATGTCATGGTGTTAATTTTTGAGGGTTATGTTCCAACAGTGGCCCCCTCGCTTTCATGTGCGTTAAAGTTGCATTTTTCAGAAGGTGCTGTTCTGCCCCCCCAATCTTTTCTTTTCATAGTTGTGAATATGTGGTTTGTCAGTTTTCTTGTGACATATCTGTTTTATTCCTTGTTACCAACCTTTTTATTTATAACTAGtactatattttttaaaaacccTTTTGGGGTGGGTGAAAGTAATAAAAGTAAAATTCAAttactagagtagcttacaccGCAAGGATAACCAAATGTTGCAACCTCTCGTGGAACAGAACCAAAGTAGGCATCAAAGCATATCTTATGTTCCTTCTAAAGCAGTAACCTTGAAGAGCAGTACAGGCATTTACGTAGCAAGCAATGTTATTCCTTTGCCATTTCGGGGTAATCTTGAGACTTTACAATGGAATACCAATCAAAGCATCCACCTTCTAAGTAGCTAGCTAGGCCCACTTTTTGTGTGGATGCGTAGGCTTGTAGCCATCGAGGCTGGCAATAAGAATTGCTTTGCGACGCAGGGATTCCAAGAACAAGGCCGGGGCAAGGAGCTGGTGAGGCTGGAGGAGATCGGGACAGCCATGATAAGCCTGGAGGAGTGCTGCTGGGAGATGCAACTGCAGCAGCAACGCCAGCAGCTGGTGGTTGTCCCCATCAGGGTCAggaaggacggatgggcaagtGATGCCATGCTTTATGTAAGCGCGATCTTCTCTGGCTTGCTTTTTCCCCACCCTCCCCCCTCTCCCTTTCAATTACCTTGCCGGCCATTTGCAGTTTTAGTGGAATTGCTTTGGATTTGGATAATAGATATGATAAATGTATGGTGGAAATGACATGTTCTAATGAAAGAAATGCGTCCCATGAATTATTCAGGTGAACGTGGAGCTCGTGGATGCGAACACGCGCTCTGACATCGAAAGGGCAGTCTCGTTTAGGGAGAAGCCGAGAACGAACATGGCGCCACGGCCAACAATGCGAGATAGCCGGAAGAGCTTGGAAGCAGCGGCCTACGATGTTCTTGACCTGAAGCAGCTGCTTGATCTGGCTGAGAAGGAAGGCCGGGTGGCCGTGTATGGGAACAAAAGGAACTCTGACACCAGCAGCGTGAGCAGcatcagtagtagtagtagcagcagcagcagcagcagcacgatCAGTATCAGCAGTGCTAGCACCAGCGGCGGCGCGAGCCCAGAGCCGGCATCGACGTCGAAACGCCGGTTCCTGCCATGGATGAGGAGGAGCAGGGACTTCGACAAGAGGAGCACCGAGTCGCTCTCCCAAGAACTGTCTATGAAGTGCATGGTGAGCTTCTGGCACATGATGAAATGAAATATTATGTTCCTCGGCATTGGGGATGGTAGCACTAAATCGTGTCACCGCGATGATGAATATGTGTGTAGGATGACGATCCGATCGGCAGCTGGGAGATGCGCGAGTTCACGAGCAGGGACGCCGAGACGAAGCTCAAGACGCCGGTGTTCTTCGCGTCCATCGACCAGCGCGACGACAGCGCCGGCGGGGAGAGCGCGTGCACGGCGCTCGTCGCCGTCCTCGCGGCGGCGCTCCACGCCAACCACCCGACGATGCCCACCCGGCCGGAGCTGGACGCGCTCATCCGGGACGGCTCGTCGGAGTGGAGGAAGCTCTGCGACGACGAGGCGCACATGGCGCAGTTCCCGAACCGGCACTTCGACCTGGACACCGTCCTCGCGTCCCGGACGCGGCCCATCGCGGTGCAGCACGACAGGGCCTTCGTCGGCTTCTTCCAGCCTGAGAGCTTCGCGTCGCTGTCCGGCGCCATGTCGTTCGACGACATCTGGCGCGAGATCAGCGGCGGCGAACGCGAGCCGGGCCGCGCCGACGTGTACATCGTCAGCTGGAACGACCACTTCTTCGTGCTCAAGGTGGAGAGCGACTGCTACTACATCATCGACACGCTCGGCGAGAGGCTGCACGAGGGCTGCGACAAGGCCTACATGCTGAGGTTCGACGGCTCGTCGGAGATGCAGGCCGAGGGCACACAGGAGGTGATCGTCACCGGGAAGGAATGCTGCAGGGAGTTCATCAAGAGATTCTTGGCCGCCATCCCGCTCAGGGAGGAGCTGGAGATGGAGAAAAGGGGCGCCGGCAGCATCGACGGTGGTGGCGCGCCGCACCGGCGGCTGCAGATCGAGTTCCACTTCACAGTCCTACGAGACGACGATAGGTGATACGACAGCAGTTGGGGGATGTTCCTTCCTCCCTGATTGCAGCATTGTACTAACATAATGTAAATTCATCTGTATATCTGTATACAGTttaaaagggaaaaaaaataCAGGGTAGGATTGTTGGTTCTGGTTTTATAATTTTAGATAGGAAACAAAACATGAAGAGGATTACAGAATACAGAGTGCTGGTCGAgtacttgtgtgtgtgtgtgtgttttggcTAGGGTTTGGGCTTGAACCTATCTCAGGATCATCCCTGCAATACCATTTTGTaagctcaggccttgtttagttctaaaaaactttgcaaaagttttccccatcacatcgaatcttgcggcacatgctaagagcattaaatatagataacagaaataactaattacacggtttaactataatttacgagacgaatcttttgagcctattagTCTCCGTTTTGCCAATATTACATGAGTTTTACTTCTGTTGAATACTTGTCGCGGTAAATCACAGTGAACGGGTCCTGAGCTCATGGTTCCCTCATTTTTAATATGTAAATTTCCTATCAAGAAATCATCCTGTGACATTACATTCAAGAATCATGACTGCAGACATACATCTTTATTCAGTACAATATCAGATGTCAGCTATCCTGAATCTGTATATGGGCCTATAAACTATTCATTCAGGTATATACACAGGTTACAAGGGAGCTAGTCAGTTAATGATCCCACGCTGCATATCCAAGCTCAGGTCAGCACATCAGACTTGTGTCTTCCGTATGCTATGGTTTGCTACCATTCAGCCGGACTTCCTCCATAACATCAAGCTCCAGCAGCGGCAAAACCTTTGTGTTTTGAACTCACAGCAGAAGAAGCAGCGTGTTCTACTGCAGGGCCTGCAAGAAGGCAGCGGGAGTCTATCCGGCCCAGGGCCCAGTTACATGGGGCGAGACAGGAGGGCTGCAATTGCCCAATGCTGTTGGCACACGTGCAAATATCTGGCTCATTAGGATACCAATGTCTCTCTCTATTTGTTTGTAGAGTGCAAGGTTCTCTGGACAGCTTGGCCGCAGCATTGACAAAGCGTGATCCAAGACGCCTGTTATGCTATCAAATTCATGCCACGAGTCGCTAAGGCGCTGCACAAAATTGGAATAAGAGATGAAAATAGCTTCTAACACAGCTTCTCCAGTCTCGATAACAAGACATGTCAGTATTTTACCTTGATTGAAAGAGCAGTTGCTACGCAGTTTGATATCAGGTCAGATGGAAGTTGTGTGCCACGAGCAGATTCAGAACCTGGGCCTACACAACCTGTCGCTTGATTTGACATGCATGACTTTTCATCGTCTCTACTTCCAGAGTTTGCCTATATAACACATAAGCAACATATCAAATGAAACTATGAGCAGCATGTTGCACCGAGTCCAGTAATTGCCAGCTAGGTTTTTAACATACCTGCATTTCTTCGTCAAACATCTGCCGGGCTTGTGATAGTGATCTTTCTACAAATGCAGCTACAAATGACTCTAGCTCATCGTTGTGACCAGGGCAATCTCTAGATTTTGTAGGGCCATCAGATGTACTCATATATGGTGGTCTTTCATTATTTACAATAGATTCTGCCTGCAAATGAAGCATCAACAAAAATTTAGCCCTGAGATACTAATCATGATAATTGCATTTTATGGATGAGTGGAGGGCTAAGCACTGCTATGCGAATATATGTTGAACCCTGAGCAAGTACTATATGTTGAACCTCACTCTAGAATTTATGAACCCTGAGGAAAAGAATTTTAAACAAGATAACCTTAGGCTGTATGTCTGATGTTAAACGCAGACTTCTGAGCCCCTCAAGTACAGTAGCTCCATTTACAGCATGGTCCCCGTTCTCACTTGGTGTAAGGTCAGGAATGTGATCCATCTCCAGTATGCTGTACGCATTATTTGAAAGGTAGACCCTTCTCATGTTGTCAGGACGATTATACAGCCAATTAACTGGCATACAATCAGTGTCCTGAAACCAAATAAGTTCAGGTATGTATCATTATGTAACATAGCATCAGACTGTCAGATTGAAATTCTCAAGCTCATGAACGCAGAAGATTGTTCCTCACCAAGTTCAAGGAAAATATGATCCAAAGTATAAGTACTAAAAATGCATCGTAAAGCAAGCATGTCCCATGCCAAATCAAAGAGAAATTTGTATGCAGCATAGTCAGTACCAGATCAGGATTGCAGCTGGATGCGACAGCTACCATGTTGACAATCcacttttgaaaagtttttttattGCGAAAACATACTAGTAGTCTCCACATGTAAAGGGCAAAAAAGCTTGCCACTACATTTGCACAAGAATAGGCTtacaggaaagaaaaaaaaaagaactggaGCAATGTTCAATGAATTGTGAAATTGATTCTTCAAAGTGAAAAGTGGTTTGACGCTTAACATGTAAACAGGACATCTTACCAGCATTAATATAAAAAGTCTTACTGACAATTGATGAAAGCAGCTCAAACAGAAACTACATACCTTTACAATATCAACACCA from Sorghum bicolor cultivar BTx623 chromosome 3, Sorghum_bicolor_NCBIv3, whole genome shotgun sequence encodes the following:
- the LOC8082839 gene encoding uncharacterized protein LOC8082839, producing the protein MVVARKQQQHPPPLHAGGARRRGGCGVRVGPARLEGLPAAWPGAAAVKVKWPAPGGALSQMLTGKWARGVTAVEAVGAGGTVRWEPRDGNRFRLDVVDPAGSRGRPERGVFFSVLYGFQEQGRGKELVRLEEIGTAMISLEECCWEMQLQQQRQQLVVVPIRVRKDGWASDAMLYVNVELVDANTRSDIERAVSFREKPRTNMAPRPTMRDSRKSLEAAAYDVLDLKQLLDLAEKEGRVAVYGNKRNSDTSSVSSISSSSSSSSSSSTISISSASTSGGASPEPASTSKRRFLPWMRRSRDFDKRSTESLSQELSMKCMDDDPIGSWEMREFTSRDAETKLKTPVFFASIDQRDDSAGGESACTALVAVLAAALHANHPTMPTRPELDALIRDGSSEWRKLCDDEAHMAQFPNRHFDLDTVLASRTRPIAVQHDRAFVGFFQPESFASLSGAMSFDDIWREISGGEREPGRADVYIVSWNDHFFVLKVESDCYYIIDTLGERLHEGCDKAYMLRFDGSSEMQAEGTQEVIVTGKECCREFIKRFLAAIPLREELEMEKRGAGSIDGGGAPHRRLQIEFHFTVLRDDDR